A portion of the Glycine max cultivar Williams 82 chromosome 10, Glycine_max_v4.0, whole genome shotgun sequence genome contains these proteins:
- the LOC100815163 gene encoding LEC14B protein-like: protein MYATASALYIDEMGYAMSRLEIESGLSEDGDAIQEDSSSGETKRPLKNLDNEIAQITKLKSTPHQQLVQVGTGRPELPVSPVKMLAGRESNYSGRGRFSSADRCHLLSRYLPVNGPWLIDQMSSRAYVSQFSADGSLFIAGFQGSHIRIYNVDRGWKVQKNILAKNLRWTITDTSLSPDQRYLVYASMSPIVHIVNAGSAETESLANVTEIHDGLDFSSNDDGGYSFGIFCVKFSKDGKELVAGSSGDSIYVYDLEANKLSLRILAHTCDVNTVCFADETSHLIYSGSDDSFCKVWDRRCLIAKGKPAGVLMGHLEGITFIDTRGDGRYFISNGKDQTIKLWDIRKMSSNVTSNPGYRSYEWDYRWMDYPPQAKDLTHPCDQSVATYRGHSVLRTLIRCYFSPAFSTGQKYIYTGSHNACVYIYDLVSGAQVATLKHHKSPVRDCSWHPFHTTLVSSSWDGDVVKWEFAGSGDTPGSSTKKRVWTRHFYEHYL from the exons ATGTATGCCACAGCCAGTGCACTTTACATTGACGAAATGGGTTATGCTATGAGTAGACTAGAGATAGAATCCGGTCTCTCTGAAGATGGAGATGCCATCCAAGAAGATTCTAGTAGTGGAGAAACTAAAAggccattaaaaaatttagacaaTGAAATTGCTCAGATAACAAAGTTGAAGTCAACACCCCATCAACAATTAGTCCAAGTTGGAACTGGAAGGCCAGAATTGCCAGTTTCTCCTGTGAAGATGCTGGCAGGTCGAGAGTCTAATTACTCGGGACGGGGAAGGTTTTCTTCAGCCGATCGTTGTCATCTTTTGAGCAGATATTTGCCTGTAAATGGTCCCTGGCTTATTGACCAAATGTCTAGTAGGGCTTATGTCTCCCAGTTTTCAGCTGATGGCTCTCTTTTTATTGCTGGGTTCCAG GGAAGTCACATAAGAATATACAACGTGGACAGAGGTTGGAAAGTTCAGAAGAACATTCTAGCTAAAAATTTGAGATGGACAATCACTGATACATCTCTTTCACCTGATCAACGCTATCTA GTTTATGCCAGTATGTCACCTATTGTACACATTGTAAATGCCGGATCTGCTGAAACGGAGTCCCTAGCAAATGTTACA GAGATACATGATGGTTTGGATTTTTCATCAAATGATGATGGAGGATACTCCTTTGGAATTTTCTGTGTGAAATTCTCAAAAGATGGGAAAGAATTAGTTGCAGGAAGTAGTGGTGATTCTATATATGTATACGATCTTGAAGCAAATAAGCTCTCACTTCGAATTTTAGCTCACACG TGTGATGTGAACACTGTATGTTTTGCTGATGAAACTAGCCATCTTATTTACTCTGGGAGTGATGATAGTTTCTGCAAG GTCTGGGATCGGCGTTGCTTGATTGCTAAAGGCAAGCCAGCAGGGGTTTTAATGGGACACCTTGAGGGCATTACATTTATTGATACTCGAGGAGATGGACGCTATTTCATTTCAAATGGTAAAGATCAAACCATTAAACTTTGGGACATACGCAAAATGTCATCCAATGTTACcag CAATCCTGGGTATAGGAGTTACGAATGGGATTACAGGTGGATGGATTATCCACCCCAAGCAAAAGACTTGACTCACCCTTGTGATCAGTCAGTGGCTACTTATAGAGGCCATTCGGTCTTACGCACTCTCATCCGCTGCTATTTCTCCCCAGCGTTTAG CACGGGCCAGAAGTACATCTATACTGGATCACACAACGCAtgtgtttatatatatgatttg GTAAGTGGAGCTCAAGTCGCAACGCTGAAGCACCATAAATCACCTGTAAGAGATTGTAGCTGGCACCCCTTCCACACTACACTTGTTAGCTCTTCTTGGGATGGAGATGTTGTGAAATGGGAATTTGCTGGGAGTGGTGATACACCAGGCTCTTCAACTAAGAAGAGGGTATGGACAAGACATTTTTATGAACATTACCTATGA
- the LOC100812133 gene encoding gibberellin receptor GID1B — MTESNNEVNLSESKSVVPLNTWVLISNFKLAYNLLRRADGTFNRELAEFLDRKVPANTIPVDGVFSFDHVERSTGLFNRVYQVAPENMGRFIELEKPLSTTKIVPVIIFFHGGSFSHSSANSAIYDIFCRRLVSNCKAVVVSVNYRRSPEYRYPCAYDDGWSALNWVKSRTWLQSGKDSKVHVYLAGDSSGGNIAHHVAVRAAEEDIEVLGNILLHPLFGGEKRTESEMKLDGKYFVRLQDRDWYWRAFLPEGADRDHPACNPFGPKGKNLQGLKLPKSLVCVAGLDLLQDWQLEYVEGLKNCGQDVKLLYLKEATIGFYFLPNNDHFYTLMEEIKNFVNPNC, encoded by the exons ATGACTGAAAGTAATAATGAAGTCAACCTCAGTGAATCTAAg AGTGTTGTTCCACTCAACACTTGGGTGCTTATCTCCAATTTCAAGCTGGCTTACAATCTACTAAGGCGTGCTGATGGAACGTTCAATCGAGAGTTAGCGGAATTCCTGGACCGCAAGGTCCCGGCTAATACCATTCCTGTTGACGGGGTATTCTCTTTTGATCATGTCGAACGAAGCACCGGGCTCTTCAATAGGGTGTATCAAGTAGCTCCTGAAAACATGGGAAGGTTCATAGAGTTGGAGAAGCCCTTGAGCACCACAAAGATTGTTCCTGTTATAATTTTCTTCCATGGTGGAAGCTTCTCTCATTCATCTGCGAACAGTGCTATATATGACATCTTCTGCCGCCGCCTTGTAAGCAATTGCAAGGCTGTGGTGGTTTCTGTGAATTACAGGCGATCACCGGAATATCGGTATCCTTGTGCCTATGATGATGGCTGGTCTGCACTTAACTGGGTTAAATCAAGGACATGGCTTCAGAGTGGAAAGGATTCCAAGGTTCATGTGTACTTGGCTGGGGATAGTTCAGGTGGTAACATTGCTCATCATGTTGCTGTGAGGGCTGCTGAGGAAGATATTGAGGTGCTAGGTAATATTCTTCTCCACCCACTGTTTGGTGGGGAGAAACGAACCGAGTCAGAGATGAAACTGGATGGGAAGTACTTTGTGAGGCTGCAGGACCGTGATTGGTATTGGAGAGCTTTTCTTCCCGAAGGGGCGGATCGAGATCACCCGGCTTGTAACCCGTTCGGCCCCAAGGGTAAAAATCTTCAAGGACTCAAGTTGCCCAAAAGTCTTGTTTGTGTGGCTGGTTTGGATCTTCTCCAAGATTGGCAACTGGAATATGTGGAAGGTCTCAAGAATTGTGGCCAAGATGTCAAACTTCTATACCTAAAGGAGGCAACTATTGGTTTCTACTTCTTGCCTAATAATGATCATTTCTATACCCTCATGGAGGAGATAAAGAACTTCGTCAACCCTAACTGTTAA
- the LOC100815163 gene encoding LEC14B protein-like isoform X1, whose amino-acid sequence MYATASALYIDEMGYAMSRLEIESGLSEDGDAIQEDSSSGETKRPLKNLDNEIAQITKLKSTPHQQLVQVGTGRPELPVSPVKMLAGRESNYSGRGRFSSADRCHLLSRYLPVNGPWLIDQMSSRAYVSQFSADGSLFIAGFQGSHIRIYNVDRGWKVQKNILAKNLRWTITDTSLSPDQRYLVYASMSPIVHIVNAGSAETESLANVTEIHDGLDFSSNDDGGYSFGIFCVKFSKDGKELVAGSSGDSIYVYDLEANKLSLRILAHTVWDRRCLIAKGKPAGVLMGHLEGITFIDTRGDGRYFISNGKDQTIKLWDIRKMSSNVTSNPGYRSYEWDYRWMDYPPQAKDLTHPCDQSVATYRGHSVLRTLIRCYFSPAFSTGQKYIYTGSHNACVYIYDLVSGAQVATLKHHKSPVRDCSWHPFHTTLVSSSWDGDVVKWEFAGSGDTPGSSTKKRVWTRHFYEHYL is encoded by the exons ATGTATGCCACAGCCAGTGCACTTTACATTGACGAAATGGGTTATGCTATGAGTAGACTAGAGATAGAATCCGGTCTCTCTGAAGATGGAGATGCCATCCAAGAAGATTCTAGTAGTGGAGAAACTAAAAggccattaaaaaatttagacaaTGAAATTGCTCAGATAACAAAGTTGAAGTCAACACCCCATCAACAATTAGTCCAAGTTGGAACTGGAAGGCCAGAATTGCCAGTTTCTCCTGTGAAGATGCTGGCAGGTCGAGAGTCTAATTACTCGGGACGGGGAAGGTTTTCTTCAGCCGATCGTTGTCATCTTTTGAGCAGATATTTGCCTGTAAATGGTCCCTGGCTTATTGACCAAATGTCTAGTAGGGCTTATGTCTCCCAGTTTTCAGCTGATGGCTCTCTTTTTATTGCTGGGTTCCAG GGAAGTCACATAAGAATATACAACGTGGACAGAGGTTGGAAAGTTCAGAAGAACATTCTAGCTAAAAATTTGAGATGGACAATCACTGATACATCTCTTTCACCTGATCAACGCTATCTA GTTTATGCCAGTATGTCACCTATTGTACACATTGTAAATGCCGGATCTGCTGAAACGGAGTCCCTAGCAAATGTTACA GAGATACATGATGGTTTGGATTTTTCATCAAATGATGATGGAGGATACTCCTTTGGAATTTTCTGTGTGAAATTCTCAAAAGATGGGAAAGAATTAGTTGCAGGAAGTAGTGGTGATTCTATATATGTATACGATCTTGAAGCAAATAAGCTCTCACTTCGAATTTTAGCTCACACG GTCTGGGATCGGCGTTGCTTGATTGCTAAAGGCAAGCCAGCAGGGGTTTTAATGGGACACCTTGAGGGCATTACATTTATTGATACTCGAGGAGATGGACGCTATTTCATTTCAAATGGTAAAGATCAAACCATTAAACTTTGGGACATACGCAAAATGTCATCCAATGTTACcag CAATCCTGGGTATAGGAGTTACGAATGGGATTACAGGTGGATGGATTATCCACCCCAAGCAAAAGACTTGACTCACCCTTGTGATCAGTCAGTGGCTACTTATAGAGGCCATTCGGTCTTACGCACTCTCATCCGCTGCTATTTCTCCCCAGCGTTTAG CACGGGCCAGAAGTACATCTATACTGGATCACACAACGCAtgtgtttatatatatgatttg GTAAGTGGAGCTCAAGTCGCAACGCTGAAGCACCATAAATCACCTGTAAGAGATTGTAGCTGGCACCCCTTCCACACTACACTTGTTAGCTCTTCTTGGGATGGAGATGTTGTGAAATGGGAATTTGCTGGGAGTGGTGATACACCAGGCTCTTCAACTAAGAAGAGGGTATGGACAAGACATTTTTATGAACATTACCTATGA
- the LOC102668323 gene encoding uncharacterized protein: protein MPCLRTVFKRLGFPPIELDNPHVPLPRRHVDRRPPLGVHRIHFQLLAVVAVALQLKLHRVDSVHCRGLVKNRFVDFAAGGFQKLHRLEAPNPNCERHEGFRRRAANPRRRRRCRIPWRRGGRRGRRGGRVWRIVGGGVRRWPFGWGAWWLGRLWRREGRREGVDQRAERVVVCKKQKRVGELWRRVCGG, encoded by the coding sequence ATGCCCTGCCTCCGCACCGTGTTCAAGCGATTAGGGTTTCCTCCCATCGAACTTGATAACCCTCACGTGCCCCTCCCTCGCCGCCACGTGGATCGCCGTCCTCCCCTCGGAGTACACCGCATCCACTTCCAACTCCTCGCCGTCGTTGCCGTAGCGCTCCAACTGAAACTTCATCGTGTCGATTCGGTCCATTGCCGCGGCCTCGTGAAGAACCGATTCGTCGATTTTGCAGCCGGAGGCTTCCAGAAGCTTCACCGCTTGGAGGCTCCCAACCCTAATTGCGAGCGGCATGAGGGATTCCGCCGTCGCGCAGCAAATCCGCGACGACGTCGGCGCTGCCGCATTCCATGGCGACGTGGGGGCCGACGAGGGAGACGTGGGGGCCGGGTTTGGAGAATAGTTGGCGGAGGTGTTCGACGGTGGCCTTTCGGGTGGGGAGCATGGTGGCTCGGTCGGTTATGGCGTCGGGAGGGTCGGAGAGAGGGTGTTGATCAGAGGGCTGAGAGAGTTGTAGTGTGTAAGAAACAGAAGAGAGTGGGGGAATTGTGGAGAAGGGTTTGTGGTGGTTAA